A stretch of the Argentina anserina chromosome 6, drPotAnse1.1, whole genome shotgun sequence genome encodes the following:
- the LOC126800608 gene encoding uncharacterized protein LOC126800608: MPFLCYFYSSAQLELCKLQSKELADQTEKTSLRMRDYAALLIASALFAFLSPGLVFQMPGKERPFAFMNMKTNIASMFLHTVIYGLLMILFLVVLDIHIYA; encoded by the coding sequence ATGCCCTTTCtctgttatttttattcttctgCTCAGCTTGAGTTGTGCAAACTGCAAAGTAAGGAGCTAGCTGATCAAACTGAGAAGACTTCATTGAGGATGAGAGACTATGCTGCTCTGCTGATAGCTTCAGCGCTGTTTGCATTTTTGTCACCAGGATTGGTGTTTCAAATGCCGGGGAAGGAGCGTCCCTTCGCATTCATGAACATGAAGACCAACATTGCCTCCATGTTCTTGCACACTGTAATCTACGGTTTGCTTATGATTCTGTTCCTTGTTGTGCTTGACATTCACATCTATGCTTAG